tgcTAACACCGTAAAAGTTCAGACATTGATTTGcaataaaaattactttaattcttaaaatacaAAAGcgcaaaaatattatataatttttgtttcatttttcatcctttttcaattatttattatttttatgattatttatttatttattagtttccTAGTGCACTCTTGCTTAGCTTATATTTTTGAGAAGTAAAATTTACTGCTCTcaagaataaatttttattgcaATAATATGAATGGAGGGATATATTAGGAAAgttgatataaaatttattgtttttacTATATTTGTAATTGTTAAATTGAGATTTGAATACGAATcaaattctttattttataaattgagaATAAATAATAGAATCGAATAAcaagatttaataaaaattttaaaaaataattaaaaaatatacattttaaaaaataagtacaaaatatattataataacacattttgataaatatttatttaaattttagagtacataatttataataaatatttaatagaaaataCATATTATTGTGTAATAAAGCATGTTTCTAATTGATGCTGCACAAGAGTCATTCAAAGTGAGTTATGAGCTATCACCACAAAATAGGATCGCGTGGCAAGGATCGGACAAGTGGGTAACGCAGTCCAAATAAAAGGAAGACCAAACACCTTAAACACTCGGTTCATCACTGAGACTCGTTATTTCCTAGATAGGGCAAGTCTCGATATAAAGTTACAATTAGCAGGCACATTTCAGCGTGTCCCCGTTATGGTTGTAATCACGGGATCCCCGACCAGTTAATTCGGTGGAATCCTTTGTTAAGTTACTGGTTACATTATCGCCGAATTATTAGAAAATGACATATTTATcttcatcttcttacagtataaaagaagAACGATCATAGAGGTAAAGGTACGCAATTCTCTTACATAAGTGCTCTCAAATTCTATAATCACCCTATTCTCCAGTTTATGGACTTAAGCATCGGAGTGGCTACCATGAGcacccaccacctcacgttctctttgTTGCAAATCTAGCCAATCATAGCTCTATTTTTCgaccacatcatttggttccattgccggaaaaatctattgaattctatctattcatttggattaaagccGGTCTTTTGTtcctttttctttgaaagagaAATCTCTTTTCTCACTCTCTTGAAATGACTAGAGTCATACATGTCATTCCAAGAGGACCTGATAAGTGCAAAGGGAAAAATAAATGTGTGATAGAAGATGTTTTGTCAGTTAAAAAGCAGTTGTGGGCCAAACAGAAGGTAAGGTTCGATCCTATAGACAAAGTAATTGGATTCTTTCAAAATGACCCTCTGATCGTCAAGATCCTCCTAAATAAGTATGAAGTAAGGTGAGTATTGGTGGATACAAGTAGTTCTATTAACCTCATcatcttaaatgtttttaacaaaTTAGGTTTAGATAAAAATAGCCTTGCCAGAGTTTCCTATTCGTTAGTAGAATTATGAGATAAGACTGTGGTAGTACTGGATACCATCAAGCTCTCCTTAGTGCTGGGTGATAAAAATATAGGCAAGAGTTGTATGCAGAGTTTATGGTGGTAGATATCCCATTTGCATACAATGTGATACTCGACCATCCAATTCTAAACTaccataatattattattaacatgGGTATTATGTGTCTTAAGCTACCGACTCTAGGGGGAATAGTTATGGTTCGAGGATGGAAAAGGAATGTTACGGATATCTGGCAAAAAGCCTTAGAAAAATAGCAATACCTATTGACTTGCTAAAGAAGCATACCCGATAGAGGAGGTCCAGTTAGGTAAGGAGCAAAAGGTACAATATGGTATAACGTTAACCAGGGAAACAAAGACTCATTTAATAGAGTTGCTAAAGTGCCGAGTAACTACTTTCGGTTGGTCTCTAAAAGGTGTAATAGGATTGGACTCGACTGTGATCACTCATAAGCTGTCTGTTGACAAAGCTATCAAACTAgtgcaacaaaagaaaagaaggttcGCATCGGAGAGGCAACAAGTGATTAAAGAAGATGTTGACAAGTTATTAAGTGCAAGTTTAATAAAGGAAGTCCAGTCTTCCACATGGCTCGCCAATATGGTTTTGGTGAAGAAGGCTAACAGAAAATACAGAATGTGCATGGATTTTACTGATATGAACAAAGCATGTCCGAAAGATCATTACCCGTTGTCGTCCATCGATAAGTTAGTAGACTTGACTTCGGGTCACGCAATAGTTTCCTTTCTTGATGTCATTTCAGATTACTACCAAATCATGTTAGACATTGAGGATGCAGAGAAGGCTACGTTCATAACAGATGAAGGAGTTTTCTGCTATAAGGTAATGctatttggattaaaaaatgtgGGGGCAACTTACCTAAGGCATGTGTCAGGCATCTTTAAAGACAGGGTGGGATCAACAATTGAAGTGtacgtggatgacatggtggtaaaGAAAAGGGTCGACGAAGACAAGGGCAACTGGCCCAAGGAGTTACCTTACATACTATGGGTATACAGGATAACTCTGAGGACAGCTACAGGAGAAACGCCCTTTTCTCTTGTATATGGGGCCAAGGCAGTCATCCCTATGGAAATCTAAGCAAGCAGCTTCAGGATACAATACCCTGAGATTTCAAGGAATCTTAAagaaatgcaattcaatttAGATCAAGCTGAGTTCCTATGAGAAAAGACTGCAATTAGAATGGCGGTTTACAGAAATAAAATATCCAGGATATTTAACTGTAAGGTCAGGCCACTTTCTTTTAATGTGGGGGACCTAgtccttaaaaaaataaatgtaacgAGCAGTAATGTTGGGTCTGATAAGTTGGTCGAGAACTAGAAAGGTCCGTTCAAGGTCTCAATGGTCATTCACCAAAGGTCCTATAAGTTAGCCAAGCTAGATGGTAAAGTCATTCCCCATTCCTGAAATATCTATAAtctaagaaaattttatcaataataagtttacaagatatttttttttatatgttgtgCTCTTCAGTGACAAGGAACGACGGGATTGCCTTCCTTAAAATAGATTAAGGAGGCAAGAAGAAGCCAAAAGATGAGTTTTGCCGGGACAGGTCACAAGGCGAACTCCGCTAGACCACAATCCGAGCGTCGATCCCACTAATCAATGCCACAAGGTGGGTTGCACTGGGCCAAATCACAAAGGGAGTTCCGTTAGACCACAATCCGAGCATCCGTATCACcaatcaaggccataaggtggGTTCTACTAGGCCAAGTCATAAGACAGGTTCCACCAGACTACAATTGGTCGTCGGTCCCTCAaaccaaggccacaaggcgggttccactaggtcaagtcacaaggcgggttttgCCAAACTATAATCCGGGTATTAgttccactaaacaaggccataaggcaagttCCACTAGGGCAGGCCACAGGGCAAGTATAAGGCAGGCCAGAAGATCGGGTAGTGGTTCCACTAATCAAGTCAttcatgccaggccacaaggcaggttttCTCCAGGCCACAATCTAGGTGTTGGTCTCGCAAAACAAAGCATCTTACGCTAGGCTATCCAGCAAGCAATCGACAAGCGAACCAAGGAGTGCTAAATCCCCAAATGTCGAAGGTGTTAATCAAATGTTAAAGTCGAGGGGATGAGTCCTATGACTTAGTCTCAAGACACGCGACTGAATGTAGGTCCCACATTGCAAAATTGGTTCAAAGCATTCCATGATCAGAAGGCAAGTCTGCTAGACCATATGTCTAGGTATTGATCCTATTTTGTAAAAATTCTCCAAATTTATTTTCTGAATGCTAACCGGGTATTTAGGCCCTGCTAAATGAATATGCTTTAGCCTCTTTTTTTGGGAAAAAATGGTGATCTCAAGGTTCTTGGGGTTGGTGGGGCGATAACCCCTTAGCCGATTATTGAAAGATTATTTAAGTCGACGACTGTATGGGACAAATATAGAACATATAAACACATAAGAACAAATATACAAAATATGTATTTTCATTACAAAGGATCATAGGGGGAGAAGTGGGACTTCAGTTTACTCATCAtaagtctctattacatcaaaaTTTTCTAACATCTATTGCGTCACTAGCAGAGACCTTGTCGATGGGGCTCTCTTCAGCCCGTCCCTCGCCCTCTTACTTGAACTCATCCTCCGGAAAGGTGTTATCTATCTAGGTAAAACCCTATGAAGAGGATCGTTTCTCTAACTGCCTTCCTAGCCTGGCCCTCAAAACCAATCTTGCATAATCCACCCCCCCTCTTAGGGGTCGTGGTACTAAAAACTATTATAGTTAGCTGATTGCAGTCCTTAACCAATACACAGAGCTAAGCAGTATGCTTGCACCTTCATAAAGGCACGCCTTTAGCTACTCTTCGTAGACCATAATGGCATCCTCCATATGGATCTGGTTATCcataagagaaaaaaagaaagcacCCCTAACGAAGGAAGATCCAGAGGTAGAACTTTCACTagtagaggaagaagaagaaaagaaagcgcCCCTATTCATTTCTCCCATAGTTGTAagcaaaaataaattcttatacaGTGGCATAGCTGGCAAAGCTTTGAAAACGACTCGAAGGCTATCATCATTTATGGGCAAAGGCAGACAAAATGATGCAAACAAGAAAGACCAACCAAAATGAGCCACGTGCCCGAGACCGAAAAGACAAATCCTCACCTTCGAATTTGAAGAATTGAAGATCAGCGAGAGAACCTCTGATGCTGCACAAGACTTGCCCAAAGTAAAccatgagctgtcaccataaaACAGGGTCATGTAGTAAGGATGTGACAAGTGAGTAATGCGGTCCCAAGAAAAGGAAGATTCGAACACCTTAAACACCCGGTTGATCACTAAGACTCACCCTCCCATGAATAGGACAAGTCTCGACATAAAATTACCATTAGCAGGCATAATCCAGCGTGCCCCCGTTAGGCTTGTAATCATGGGATTCCTGACTAGTTAACCCGACGAGATTTCTCATCGAGTTAGCCGGCCACATCATTGCCGCATTATCAGAAAATGacatatttatctccatcttcttacaatataaaaggagaacgatCATAGAGGTAAAGGTACGCAATTATTTTACACAACTATTCTCAAGTTCTATAATCGTCCTGTTctccagtttactgacttgagcgtcgaagtGGTTGTCGTGGGCACCCACAAtctcacgttctctttcttgtaAATCTAGTCAATCATAGTACAATTCTGTTTTTCGACCGCAtcactaattaaataataattatcacCAATATATATGatgaaacttttatttaaattttattaagtaattaaatattaaaaaaagtaagTTAGAATGTTATTAGTATAAGttgttataatttaaaaattataattagttaAGTAAATTacctaaaaaagaaaaatgaaaaagaaagaagaggaaaaaaaaagttaaagacatcttaaattttaaaaatgtaaggttggaaaaaactttttataaataattgattgAATCCGATGAAAACATAATCGTTCACCTAATTTATTatcaactttttaaatttagttataatttaaatacaattatattttaccctataaatataaattgatatgatgtggaattaaattaaaaatcctaAGATTTTGGTGTATTTAACATTCATCTACAGattcaaatttatatattaggaaattatttgaatagcaaaattcaaattgaaaatCATAAGATTCTAATAACAATcgctatattaattatatttttaatgcatataaaaaataaataaatttttatgagaTAAGAGAGAATAACTAAACCAAATGTAATAAATATTTGAGTAAGTCTAATATATGTTCAATCTCATATAAAAATGAGTTTGAGGCCATTAAATTAAGTATCTATATATTcgatttttagaaaattaaattaaagatatatataataaCTATAGTTAAATATTTAATCCAACGATGATTAAAACTAAGTGTATGGCACTCATACATTTAATCTAGTGGTAGatgtatttgaataaatttgagacGTCTCATTCTactctcttaatttttaattctactCTCTCAATTCTCAATTCTCAATTCTCAATTCTCAAATTCACGATTCTCAATTCTCAACTCTCAACTCTCTAACTCTCCATTCTCAACCCTGAATTCTCATTTCTCAGTTAAAAAACAAAACTAAGCACGTGTTTCCGTTACCTTATTCAGACTATTTCCTCTAACATGAACCAACCTACGATTTAATGTCATTTATTACGATTTCTCTCCTTTCTATATAACACCCAATCAACCCAAGCACTAGAGACCATGGACATGAGCTCTCTTTCTTAATAACTCTTACTGCTAGAGAAAGAAAGACGCCCATGGCTTCTTCAAAGATGATGATGAGAAGCTTCTTGTTCTTGCTAAGCTTGATTCTCATATGTATTCTTACTCCCAGAATAGACGCTCGTTTGCTTGAGAAATCAAATCCAGCAGAAGAAATTGGGAAGCTGGAGAAGTCTGATGACAAAGTGAAGAGTACTACAGGTGAGATGAAGATATTACCATTGCCTCCTGGAGTTCCATTTCCACAGATTCCTCCGTTTCCGTTTCCGTTTCCGTTTCCACCTGGATTTATTCCAAACATTCCTCCCCTTCCTAACCTTCCGCCACTTCCTAACCTTCCTCCATTTCCTAAAATACCTTTACCTCCTTTTCCTTTCCCTCCCTATCCTTTTCTCCCACCTTCTGTTCCATGAAAGTATTGGACGAGACGCCGTCCTTTTATCGTAAAATAACTGAATAATGGTTTGTGACGTATGTATGCAACTGAAGCACGTGCTCCTTCTCATAGTGTGTGCACGTGAGGTGGATCATGACAATGGTCTATGTATGAATAAttaatgtttgtttgttttatatatttatttgttttcacCTTGTGTCCATCTTCATACTTTAATCTCCCTGCCTCTTGAAATATgtgttcaaattaaaattaaattagttatttatttcgaaacaattaaaaaaattaaaaatttgatttaattttttatttatttcggatcaatttaatttaaattttaaaaattttaattatttcgatttgatttaattttaataaaaaaattaaaaaaatcaaattgaaccgattagtgataatattatattatttttaataatatagagatattaaattatattaaaattaaaatatttcaattaaattttaaaatattaaaaataaagtaaaaaaataaaaaatttattaaaataaaaaccaaTCAAATTcaaccgaatcaaatcgaattagacgatttgatttgatttctaattaaaatcgattcgattcaatttttaaaaatatttaaatttttatttttaatttatttagtttaattcgattttaaactgaaTCGATCGAATATTTATGTTCAAATGAAAGTAAGTTCTGATCtcaaaagttaaattaattataaaactgtactaaattaaattaagaaatagtaatttttttataaaataaaaataaaaaaatttagttataatTGAACTGGGTTATATATTCAATTACCATCAAATATGTTAATGTATATTTCAGATGTATTTATACAGTACGTTAAAATTCTATTGCActtcaatttttcatttaatttaattttttttatttaaacttatttCAT
The genomic region above belongs to Manihot esculenta cultivar AM560-2 chromosome 3, M.esculenta_v8, whole genome shotgun sequence and contains:
- the LOC110607837 gene encoding RNA-binding protein 12 — encoded protein: MASSKMMMRSFLFLLSLILICILTPRIDARLLEKSNPAEEIGKLEKSDDKVKSTTGEMKILPLPPGVPFPQIPPFPFPFPFPPGFIPNIPPLPNLPPLPNLPPFPKIPLPPFPFPPYPFLPPSVP